In a single window of the Streptomyces sp. HUAS ZL42 genome:
- a CDS encoding response regulator transcription factor, producing the protein MAATVLVVEDDKEIRELLRRYLERAGYGVLTTGSGAEAVRLLGGRGVDLTLLDLGLPDVDGDEVLREARERGRVPVVVLTARTTVEDRIHGLRLGADDYVTKPFSPTEVVLRVGAVLQRAGGTATGAAPIASYGEGRLRIDEARHEVALDGAPLELTPTEWGLLTTLASVPGRVYSRYELVNRVRGYEFAGYERTIDSHVKNLRHKLRDAGPDLVVTVLGVGYRLGWSRDP; encoded by the coding sequence ATGGCCGCCACGGTGCTCGTCGTCGAGGACGACAAGGAGATCCGCGAGCTGCTGCGCCGCTACCTGGAGCGCGCCGGATACGGGGTGCTCACGACCGGTTCGGGCGCCGAGGCCGTGCGGCTGCTCGGTGGGCGTGGGGTCGATTTGACGCTGCTCGATCTCGGGCTGCCGGATGTGGACGGTGACGAGGTGCTGCGCGAGGCCCGCGAGCGCGGACGGGTGCCGGTGGTGGTGCTGACCGCGCGCACCACCGTCGAGGACCGTATCCATGGGCTGCGGCTGGGCGCCGACGACTACGTGACCAAGCCGTTCAGTCCCACCGAGGTGGTGCTGCGGGTGGGTGCGGTGCTGCAGCGGGCGGGAGGCACGGCCACGGGGGCGGCTCCGATTGCCTCGTACGGCGAAGGACGGCTGCGCATCGACGAGGCCCGTCACGAGGTGGCTCTGGACGGGGCGCCACTGGAGCTGACACCCACCGAATGGGGGCTGCTGACCACGCTCGCGTCGGTGCCCGGACGGGTGTACTCGCGCTACGAGCTGGTCAACCGGGTGCGCGGCTACGAGTTCGCAGGCTACGAGCGGACGATCGACTCCCATGTGAAGAACCTGCGGCACAAACTCCGTGACGCCGGCCCCGACCTCGTGGTGACCGTGCTGGGCGTGGGATACCGGCTGGGGTGGTCCCGTGACCCGTGA
- a CDS encoding sulfite exporter TauE/SafE family protein — protein MSAVILALAAGTVIGLALGALGGGGSVLAVPALIYLLGFSPVGATTASLVIVTLTSATALVAHARDGHVRWRTGLLFAAAGIGPAMLGGALADRIPEAVLTAGFAVVAGVAALRMLRSRAAAEGAVTVRPGRAAAAGAGLGAVTGVLGVGGGFLAVPALVGVLGMRMRSAVGTSLLVITVNSLAALATRAGTVEGLDWAVVGPFIGAAILGAWDGKRLATKVSGRTLQQVFALVLLAVAAFMLIDAVL, from the coding sequence GTGAGCGCGGTCATACTCGCCCTGGCCGCCGGGACCGTGATCGGCCTGGCGCTGGGTGCGCTCGGCGGCGGCGGAAGCGTCCTGGCCGTTCCCGCGCTGATCTACCTGCTCGGCTTCAGTCCGGTCGGGGCGACGACCGCGAGTCTGGTGATCGTCACGCTGACTTCGGCCACCGCGTTGGTCGCGCATGCCCGCGACGGGCACGTGCGGTGGCGTACGGGGCTGCTGTTCGCGGCGGCCGGGATCGGACCGGCGATGCTCGGCGGCGCGCTCGCCGACCGCATCCCGGAGGCCGTGCTGACGGCGGGCTTCGCCGTGGTCGCTGGAGTGGCCGCCCTGCGCATGCTGCGCTCCCGGGCGGCCGCGGAGGGTGCCGTGACGGTACGGCCGGGCCGGGCAGCGGCGGCCGGTGCCGGGCTCGGCGCGGTCACCGGTGTCCTCGGTGTCGGCGGCGGCTTTCTCGCCGTACCGGCACTGGTGGGGGTACTCGGCATGCGGATGCGGAGCGCGGTGGGCACCAGCCTGCTGGTCATCACCGTCAACTCACTGGCCGCGCTGGCGACTCGGGCCGGTACGGTCGAGGGACTGGACTGGGCGGTCGTCGGACCGTTCATCGGCGCCGCGATCCTGGGCGCATGGGACGGCAAGCGGCTTGCCACGAAGGTGTCCGGGCGCACACTTCAGCAGGTCTTCGCCCTGGTGCTGCTTGCGGTCGCGGCCTTCATGCTGATCGACGCGGTGCTGTGA
- a CDS encoding DsrE/DsrF/DrsH-like family protein has protein sequence MADTATIEKVSIIVSKGSLEGIYPALIMANGARAEGIEADLFFTFFGLDAITKKRWEHIKLATVGNPGLHLPTLLGGVPGMPDLITRYMERKMDKLDIPPIPEFIEMIADTGAGIYACKASVDLFELGKDDLVEQVQGVITVGEFYEHAAGGQIIYT, from the coding sequence ATGGCCGACACCGCCACGATCGAGAAGGTATCGATCATCGTCTCCAAGGGATCCCTGGAAGGGATCTACCCGGCCCTGATCATGGCCAACGGCGCCCGAGCCGAGGGGATCGAGGCCGACCTGTTCTTCACCTTCTTCGGACTGGACGCGATTACGAAGAAGCGCTGGGAGCACATCAAGCTGGCCACCGTCGGCAACCCGGGCCTGCACCTGCCGACCCTGCTGGGCGGTGTACCGGGCATGCCTGATCTGATCACCCGGTACATGGAACGCAAGATGGACAAGCTCGACATCCCGCCGATCCCCGAGTTCATCGAGATGATCGCCGACACCGGCGCGGGCATCTACGCCTGCAAGGCGTCCGTCGATCTCTTCGAACTCGGCAAGGACGACCTCGTCGAGCAGGTCCAGGGCGTCATCACGGTGGGGGAGTTCTACGAGCACGCGGCCGGCGGCCAGATCATCTACACCTGA
- a CDS encoding rhodanese-like domain-containing protein: protein MSFLRRGRGGPGRVSVQEAAARTGHGNADGGADAVLLDVREPYEWQAGHAPRAVHLPLSALAAGAGLPAHVQARPLVVICRSGNRSRQAAELLAARGSQAVDVIGGMRDWAGAGLPVVDARGRNGTVA, encoded by the coding sequence ATGAGCTTCCTTCGACGCGGCCGGGGCGGACCGGGCCGTGTAAGCGTGCAGGAGGCGGCCGCGCGCACCGGGCACGGCAACGCCGACGGTGGCGCTGACGCGGTGCTGCTCGACGTGCGCGAGCCGTACGAGTGGCAGGCCGGGCATGCGCCGCGAGCCGTGCACCTGCCGCTGTCCGCGCTGGCCGCCGGGGCAGGGCTGCCCGCTCACGTGCAGGCGCGGCCCCTGGTCGTGATCTGCCGTTCCGGCAACCGCTCCCGGCAGGCCGCCGAACTGCTCGCCGCCCGCGGCTCGCAGGCCGTGGACGTGATCGGCGGGATGCGGGACTGGGCCGGAGCAGGTCTGCCGGTGGTGGACGCGCGCGGCCGCAACGGCACGGTCGCGTGA
- a CDS encoding TusE/DsrC/DsvC family sulfur relay protein yields the protein MLTATYADTAVPVDDEGFFTDPDRWTEPMAEQIAKEAGIDTLTDRHWTVIRFMRAQYAAKGTGPTVRVLGKTSGVSVKELYQLFPKGPAKTAAKIAGIPKPRGCI from the coding sequence ATGCTCACCGCCACCTACGCAGACACCGCCGTCCCCGTCGACGACGAGGGCTTCTTCACCGACCCCGACCGGTGGACCGAGCCCATGGCCGAACAGATCGCCAAGGAAGCCGGCATCGACACGCTGACCGACCGGCACTGGACGGTCATCCGTTTCATGCGCGCCCAGTACGCGGCCAAGGGAACGGGCCCCACCGTACGAGTGCTCGGCAAGACCTCCGGTGTGAGCGTCAAGGAGCTGTACCAGCTCTTCCCGAAGGGACCGGCGAAGACCGCCGCGAAGATCGCCGGGATCCCCAAGCCCCGCGGCTGCATCTGA
- a CDS encoding rhodanese-like domain-containing protein, which produces MTQEAFAAVWADGALVVDVREADEYAAGHVPGARLMPLHTVPAAANCPTTGRCT; this is translated from the coding sequence GTGACACAGGAAGCGTTCGCGGCGGTCTGGGCCGACGGCGCACTCGTGGTCGACGTACGAGAGGCGGACGAGTACGCGGCCGGGCATGTACCCGGGGCGCGGTTGATGCCGCTGCACACTGTGCCCGCCGCGGCGAACTGCCCGACGACCGGCCGGTGTACGTGA
- a CDS encoding ABC transporter permease subunit has translation MRPETNAAANRAARTVAVITGRRAMRSAAVWGVLFGVLILNEALGWHTNFPTAASREKFAHTLGANNGLAAIIGPARHVDTVGGFVAWRVFGLLIIVGAIWGLLTATRLLRREEDAGRWELLLSGRTTRRHATAQALAGMAAGWLVLWGLTAAFTTAAGADRNVGFSVSASLFYTTAATASAALFLAIGAFASQLAPTRRQANGLGAIAFAVFYLIRMIADSGTGLSWLRWASPLGWIENLRPLTGSQPLALVPVLLLAAVFTGAATALAGRRDLGAAVMVRSRAPRGGTRFLGGAGFLVVRLERWVALSWTAGLAALALVFGVVARSAASGGVAVGAIEESLGRLGAHPGSPEAAWIGYEFLYLAALLAFAAAGQISALRSEEADGHLDHLLARRLTRTAWLAGRVGFAAALVLGAGLATAVGGWIGVAARRSEVGFSDMLQAGLNTAVPALFVLGLGALLYGLVPRLAVPVLYGLVLWSFLIEIIGSSITSNHWLLDTAVLTHLGPVPAADLNWTAIAALTGMGVIAAAAGLAAFSRRDLVAA, from the coding sequence ATGCGGCCTGAAACCAACGCCGCGGCCAACCGAGCCGCGCGCACCGTAGCGGTGATCACCGGCAGACGTGCGATGCGATCGGCCGCCGTCTGGGGCGTCCTGTTCGGCGTGCTGATCCTCAACGAGGCACTCGGCTGGCACACGAACTTCCCGACCGCCGCCTCGCGCGAGAAGTTCGCGCACACCCTCGGCGCCAACAACGGCTTGGCCGCGATCATCGGCCCGGCCCGGCATGTGGACACCGTCGGCGGGTTCGTGGCCTGGCGCGTGTTCGGCCTGCTGATCATCGTCGGCGCCATCTGGGGGCTGCTCACCGCCACCCGGCTGCTCCGGCGGGAAGAGGACGCCGGACGCTGGGAGCTGCTCCTGTCGGGTCGCACCACACGACGTCACGCGACGGCTCAGGCACTGGCCGGGATGGCAGCCGGATGGCTGGTGCTGTGGGGACTGACGGCGGCCTTCACCACCGCCGCAGGGGCTGACCGCAACGTCGGATTCTCCGTCTCGGCGTCGCTCTTCTACACGACCGCTGCCACCGCCAGCGCCGCCTTGTTTCTCGCCATCGGCGCGTTCGCCAGCCAACTCGCGCCGACGCGCCGTCAGGCCAACGGGCTCGGCGCCATCGCGTTCGCCGTGTTCTACCTGATCCGCATGATCGCCGACTCCGGTACGGGTCTGTCCTGGCTGCGCTGGGCGAGCCCGCTCGGCTGGATCGAGAACCTCCGCCCGCTCACCGGCTCGCAACCCCTCGCCCTCGTGCCCGTCCTCCTGCTCGCCGCCGTGTTCACCGGAGCGGCGACAGCCCTCGCCGGGCGTCGCGACCTCGGAGCGGCCGTCATGGTCCGCTCCCGGGCGCCGAGAGGCGGCACCCGCTTTCTCGGCGGCGCCGGCTTCCTCGTCGTCCGCCTGGAACGCTGGGTCGCGCTCTCGTGGACAGCAGGGCTCGCGGCGCTCGCCCTGGTCTTCGGCGTGGTCGCCCGGTCCGCCGCGTCCGGGGGCGTCGCCGTCGGCGCGATCGAGGAGAGCCTGGGCCGCCTCGGTGCACATCCCGGCAGCCCCGAGGCAGCGTGGATCGGATACGAGTTCCTGTACCTCGCCGCCCTGCTGGCCTTCGCTGCGGCCGGCCAGATATCCGCGCTGCGCAGCGAGGAAGCCGACGGCCATCTCGACCACCTCCTCGCCCGCCGCCTGACCAGGACGGCGTGGCTTGCGGGACGGGTGGGCTTCGCCGCGGCCCTCGTCCTCGGCGCCGGCCTCGCCACCGCCGTGGGGGGCTGGATCGGTGTGGCCGCCCGCCGCAGCGAGGTCGGATTCTCCGACATGCTGCAGGCCGGTCTCAACACGGCTGTTCCGGCGCTGTTCGTGCTCGGCCTGGGAGCCCTGTTGTACGGGCTGGTTCCGCGGCTCGCCGTACCCGTTCTGTACGGCCTGGTCCTGTGGTCGTTCCTCATCGAGATCATCGGATCGAGCATCACCAGCAACCACTGGCTGCTCGACACGGCCGTACTCACTCACCTCGGCCCCGTCCCCGCCGCGGACCTGAACTGGACCGCCATCGCCGCCCTCACTGGGATGGGCGTGATCGCCGCAGCAGCCGGACTCGCCGCATTCAGCCGGCGCGACCTGGTCGCCGCATAG
- a CDS encoding sensor histidine kinase, with translation MTREPRSPRSGAWPSGGLGPLGRRLFAAFAVVALASVALLTAAALVGADRGLSSARQADRQQTASRVATAAAEAYRAAGGWSAADLSAARSVATGAGAVLTVRDADDEVMSGGSGSGSEDEHGMSDSGRGHRGQGAASGPGASAPVVVDSRTVGSVHLAFSAGSGSAGRSVAWGWVAAAAVGALALALAVSWFVTRRLTAPIVRVAATARALAAGDRTARAGIDAPGELGDLARAFDAMADDVSHAEQARHRLAADVAHELRTPLASLRAGLEELRDGYADPSAQRLGSLHDQALRLGRIIDDLGELAEAESARLSLRLAEVDLTALAVAAVAEREAELHTAGLTVRTVPGPAPLLVRADADRLHQALGNLLSNTARHCRPGDTVTLTTSATPAEALIEVADTGPGIPADELPYVFDRLWRGTRARSGGGSGIGLAVVKELVTAHGGTVAADCGAGGGTRMTLRLPRAVPQGSRLGPGSVTEPRAASRANNPRGA, from the coding sequence GTGACCCGTGAGCCCCGTTCGCCGCGCTCCGGCGCTTGGCCGTCCGGCGGGCTGGGCCCGCTCGGTCGGCGACTGTTCGCCGCGTTCGCCGTGGTGGCCTTGGCGTCCGTGGCCCTGCTGACAGCTGCAGCGCTCGTCGGTGCCGACCGCGGGCTCAGCAGTGCCCGCCAGGCCGACCGTCAGCAGACCGCCTCCCGGGTGGCCACGGCCGCCGCCGAGGCCTATCGGGCCGCGGGCGGCTGGTCGGCGGCCGACCTGTCGGCGGCGCGTTCCGTCGCCACCGGCGCCGGGGCGGTGCTCACGGTGCGGGACGCGGACGACGAGGTGATGTCCGGCGGTTCCGGCTCGGGGTCCGAGGACGAGCACGGCATGTCCGACTCGGGTCGCGGACATCGCGGGCAGGGTGCCGCCTCGGGACCCGGTGCGAGCGCTCCCGTGGTGGTGGACAGCCGCACCGTGGGCTCTGTGCATCTGGCCTTCTCGGCCGGCTCGGGGTCGGCGGGCCGGTCCGTCGCCTGGGGGTGGGTGGCCGCAGCCGCTGTCGGCGCGCTGGCCCTCGCGCTGGCCGTGAGCTGGTTCGTCACCCGGCGCCTGACCGCTCCGATCGTCCGGGTCGCCGCGACCGCCCGTGCCCTGGCCGCCGGCGACCGCACCGCGCGGGCCGGCATCGATGCACCCGGCGAACTGGGCGACCTCGCCCGCGCCTTCGACGCCATGGCCGACGACGTCAGCCACGCCGAGCAGGCCCGCCACCGGCTCGCCGCCGATGTCGCCCACGAACTGCGCACGCCCCTGGCCTCGTTGCGGGCGGGGCTGGAGGAGCTGCGCGACGGCTACGCCGACCCGTCGGCTCAGCGTCTGGGCTCCCTGCACGACCAGGCGCTGAGGCTGGGACGCATCATCGACGACCTGGGGGAACTGGCGGAAGCGGAGTCGGCCCGTTTGTCCCTGCGCCTGGCCGAGGTGGACCTGACCGCGCTGGCCGTCGCCGCCGTGGCCGAGAGGGAGGCCGAGTTGCACACCGCGGGGCTGACCGTGCGCACCGTCCCGGGGCCCGCTCCCCTGCTGGTCCGCGCCGACGCCGACCGGCTGCACCAGGCCCTCGGCAACCTGCTGAGCAACACCGCCCGCCACTGCCGTCCCGGCGACACCGTCACCCTGACCACGTCCGCCACGCCCGCCGAGGCGCTCATCGAGGTGGCCGACACCGGCCCCGGCATCCCCGCCGACGAGCTGCCGTACGTCTTCGATCGTTTGTGGCGCGGCACCCGAGCCCGATCCGGAGGTGGCAGCGGCATCGGACTCGCCGTCGTCAAGGAGCTGGTCACCGCCCACGGCGGCACGGTCGCCGCGGACTGTGGAGCGGGCGGCGGGACGCGGATGACCCTCCGGCTGCCCAGGGCTGTGCCACAGGGATCACGGCTCGGGCCCGGCTCCGTTACCGAGCCGCGAGCCGCCTCTAGGGCAAATAACCCCCGTGGCGCGTGA
- a CDS encoding redoxin domain-containing protein, which produces MARRLQPPGGLHPGVHHRVRRLHRPRRRARCRNTALPGNTVDSVHSHLAWIRAIEEKLGVRIPFPIIADLDRRVSRAYGMLHPNTSGTAAVRAVFLDVWPADDSVKLTNWYLATMLGTPA; this is translated from the coding sequence GTGGCTCGTCGTCTTCAGCCACCCGGCGGACTTCACCCCGGTGTGCACCACCGAGTTCGTCGCCTTCACCGACCTCGCCGACGAGCTCGCTGCCGTAACACCGCCCTGCCCGGCAACACCGTGGACTCCGTCCACAGCCACCTCGCCTGGATCCGCGCGATCGAGGAGAAGCTCGGCGTGCGTATCCCGTTCCCGATCATCGCCGACCTGGACAGGCGCGTCTCGCGTGCCTACGGCATGCTCCACCCGAACACTTCGGGCACCGCCGCCGTACGCGCCGTCTTCCTGGACGTGTGGCCGGCCGACGACAGCGTCAAGCTCACCAACTGGTATCTGGCGACCATGCTCGGCACACCGGCCTGA
- a CDS encoding metal-sensitive transcriptional regulator, which translates to MELELEGADLKAVLNRLRRAQGQISGVIRMIEEGRDCEDVVTQLAAASRALDRAGFAIIATGLQQCVTDINSGRKNGETTEQMRARLEKLFLSLA; encoded by the coding sequence GTGGAACTGGAGCTCGAGGGTGCGGACCTGAAGGCCGTGCTGAACCGGCTGCGCCGGGCGCAGGGTCAGATCTCCGGGGTGATCCGGATGATCGAGGAGGGACGCGACTGTGAGGACGTCGTCACGCAGCTCGCCGCCGCCTCCCGCGCGCTGGACCGGGCCGGGTTCGCGATCATCGCGACGGGCCTGCAGCAGTGCGTGACGGACATCAACTCCGGCCGCAAGAACGGCGAGACCACGGAGCAGATGCGCGCCCGCCTGGAGAAGCTGTTCCTGTCCTTGGCGTGA
- a CDS encoding DUF2202 domain-containing protein, protein MKRNIKIATAVTAGALAIGGVLAVGPVTADTGGAASGAGQTTSQSMPANGQHQARHHGNDVDGIRQHDGTCTGTALASQGTLTAAQKATLASMAEEEKLAHDLYTAFAERHEVRIFERIAAAETQHLSAVRTLLDRYDVTDPTAGKPAGEFTDPTLQATYDRLLKQGEDGLDAALKAGRTVETDDIAALTKALSGLTAPDTRQVYDDLLAASERHLAAFERWSVDE, encoded by the coding sequence ATGAAGCGCAACATCAAGATCGCTACCGCGGTCACCGCAGGTGCTCTCGCCATTGGCGGAGTGCTGGCCGTCGGCCCGGTGACCGCGGACACAGGCGGTGCCGCGTCCGGGGCCGGGCAGACCACGTCCCAGAGCATGCCGGCGAACGGACAGCACCAGGCGCGCCACCACGGCAACGACGTGGACGGCATCCGGCAGCACGACGGAACCTGCACCGGGACCGCCCTGGCCTCGCAAGGCACCCTGACGGCCGCTCAGAAGGCCACGCTGGCGAGCATGGCGGAGGAGGAGAAGCTCGCGCACGACCTCTACACCGCATTCGCCGAACGCCACGAGGTGCGGATCTTCGAACGGATCGCGGCAGCCGAGACCCAGCACCTGTCCGCCGTGCGCACCCTGCTGGACCGCTACGACGTCACCGACCCGACCGCCGGCAAGCCGGCCGGTGAGTTCACCGACCCGACCCTCCAAGCCACCTACGACCGGCTGCTGAAGCAGGGCGAGGACGGCCTGGACGCGGCCCTGAAGGCCGGGCGCACGGTCGAGACCGACGACATCGCCGCGCTGACCAAGGCACTGTCCGGACTCACGGCCCCGGACACGCGCCAGGTTTACGACGACCTGCTCGCCGCCTCGGAGAGGCACCTGGCGGCATTCGAACGCTGGAGCGTCGACGAATAG
- a CDS encoding rhodanese-like domain-containing protein produces MTNSPAPVTLGADQARTRLHELTVIDVRTPAEYASGHLPGALNIPLDHIRRALPEIRHAAECGDVLVVCASGARSENACRLLAEQGITTATLVGGTGAWAAEGHDLHTPAACDTRARWSMERQVRFTAGALVLLGLVLGLLVHPALLLISGGVAGGLVFSALTNSCGMAVVLGKLPHNRPRGADLDAALASLRNR; encoded by the coding sequence ATGACCAACTCCCCCGCCCCTGTCACCCTCGGCGCCGACCAGGCCCGCACCCGGCTGCACGAGCTGACGGTCATCGACGTGCGCACGCCCGCCGAGTACGCCTCCGGCCACCTCCCCGGTGCCCTCAACATCCCCCTGGACCACATTCGGCGGGCCCTGCCGGAGATTCGGCACGCCGCCGAGTGCGGGGACGTTCTCGTCGTGTGCGCCTCAGGCGCCCGTTCCGAGAACGCCTGCAGGCTCCTTGCCGAGCAGGGCATCACCACGGCGACCCTCGTCGGCGGCACCGGTGCCTGGGCCGCTGAGGGGCACGACCTGCACACCCCGGCGGCCTGCGACACGCGGGCCCGCTGGAGCATGGAACGCCAGGTGCGCTTCACCGCCGGCGCCCTGGTTCTCCTCGGCCTCGTCCTGGGCCTGCTCGTGCATCCGGCCCTCCTGCTGATCTCGGGCGGTGTGGCGGGCGGCCTGGTCTTCTCCGCTCTCACGAACTCCTGCGGCATGGCGGTCGTGCTCGGCAAGCTGCCCCACAACCGCCCGCGCGGTGCCGATCTCGATGCCGCGCTCGCCTCGCTGCGCAACCGTTGA
- the trxA gene encoding thioredoxin: MPTVELTKDNFEDTVTGSDIVLIDFWAAWCGPCRMFGPVYEKAAERHPDIVFGKVDTEAQPELAGAFRISSIPTLMAVRDRTVLYSRPGALPPQALEELITKIRAVDMADVRQQAADSAGVQ; encoded by the coding sequence ATGCCGACCGTCGAACTGACCAAGGACAACTTCGAGGACACCGTCACCGGCTCCGACATCGTGCTGATCGACTTCTGGGCCGCCTGGTGCGGACCGTGCCGGATGTTCGGCCCCGTCTACGAGAAGGCGGCCGAACGCCACCCGGACATCGTCTTCGGCAAGGTCGACACCGAGGCACAGCCCGAACTGGCGGGCGCCTTCCGGATCTCGTCCATCCCCACCCTGATGGCCGTCCGCGACCGGACCGTCCTGTACTCGCGGCCGGGCGCGCTGCCGCCGCAGGCACTCGAGGAGCTCATCACCAAGATCCGGGCCGTGGACATGGCGGACGTGCGCCAACAGGCTGCAGACTCCGCGGGAGTTCAGTGA
- a CDS encoding NAD(P)/FAD-dependent oxidoreductase, protein MGKHIVILGSGTAGTMTANRLCRAYDESELRITVVDQDDDHIYQPGLLFVPFGLAQPDHLVRPRPRQLDPVVDYKQARIERVDLEARTVHLGGGISLGYDVLVVATGARLLPEETEGLTGPGWRENVFTFYDLPGAVGLHDALERFEGGRLVIDVADLPLKCPVAPLEFAFLADWYFQHRGIRDRVELTYATPLDGAFTKPVAAKALGGLLKTKGIELVTEFTLGEVDGEHRRLVSYDERALPFDLAVVVPLHGGAAYVGRSEGLGDELGFIPVDPHTLQHPDRPEVFAIGDAAGLPASKAGSVAHFEGEVLVHNIGRFFAGQPLDASFDGHANCFVETGFHRALLIDFNYDTEPLPGHFPGPVGLPLLKESHAAHLGKLAFEWLYWHSLLPGRELPGIGSAMPERGKHHVSA, encoded by the coding sequence ATGGGCAAACACATCGTGATTCTCGGAAGCGGAACCGCCGGCACCATGACCGCGAACCGCTTGTGCCGCGCGTACGACGAGAGCGAGCTGCGGATCACGGTCGTCGACCAGGACGACGACCACATCTACCAGCCGGGCCTGCTGTTCGTGCCGTTCGGCCTCGCCCAGCCCGACCACCTCGTGCGACCCCGCCCGCGGCAGCTGGACCCGGTGGTCGACTACAAGCAGGCACGCATCGAGCGGGTCGACCTGGAAGCGCGGACCGTGCACCTCGGCGGCGGCATCAGCCTCGGCTACGACGTCCTCGTGGTCGCCACCGGGGCCAGGCTGCTGCCGGAGGAGACCGAGGGACTGACCGGCCCCGGCTGGCGCGAGAACGTCTTCACCTTCTACGACCTGCCCGGTGCCGTGGGCCTGCACGACGCGCTGGAGCGCTTCGAGGGCGGCCGCCTGGTGATCGATGTCGCCGACCTGCCCCTCAAGTGCCCCGTCGCGCCGTTGGAGTTCGCCTTCCTCGCCGACTGGTACTTCCAGCACCGGGGCATCCGGGACCGGGTCGAGCTGACGTACGCCACCCCGCTCGACGGTGCGTTCACCAAGCCGGTCGCGGCCAAGGCGCTGGGCGGGTTGCTCAAGACGAAGGGTATCGAGCTGGTCACGGAGTTCACGCTCGGAGAGGTCGACGGCGAACACAGGCGGCTGGTGTCGTACGACGAGCGGGCGTTGCCGTTCGATCTGGCCGTCGTCGTACCGCTGCACGGCGGCGCCGCGTACGTCGGCCGCTCCGAGGGCCTCGGCGACGAACTGGGCTTCATCCCCGTCGACCCGCACACCCTCCAACACCCCGACCGCCCCGAGGTGTTCGCGATCGGGGATGCGGCCGGACTGCCCGCCTCCAAGGCCGGTTCGGTGGCGCACTTCGAGGGTGAGGTGCTGGTGCACAACATCGGCCGCTTTTTCGCTGGACAGCCGCTGGACGCCTCCTTCGACGGGCATGCCAACTGCTTTGTCGAGACGGGCTTCCACAGGGCGCTGCTGATCGACTTCAACTACGACACCGAGCCGCTGCCCGGCCACTTCCCGGGCCCGGTCGGCCTGCCGCTGCTGAAGGAGTCGCACGCCGCCCACCTCGGCAAGCTCGCTTTCGAGTGGCTGTACTGGCACAGCCTGCTGCCCGGCCGGGAACTGCCCGGCATCGGCTCGGCCATGCCCGAGCGCGGCAAGCACCACGTATCCGCGTGA